TAGCACTTCGTTATTAAAGCACCACATGTCTTCAATGGAACCTCCACCGCGACCAACAATGATTGCATCAACATCCGGAAGATTGATGGCCTTTCTTAAAGCCTCCCCAATCAGCGGAGCCGCAGATTCACCTTGAACGATGGTTGGCACCACAGTCACTTGAATGCTTGGAGCGCGTCTTGAAAGAACATTTAAAATATCGCGGATCGCCGCACCCGTCGGAGAAGTAACAACCGCAATATGACGAGGGAAAGTTGGTATCGGTTTTTTACGAGCCGATTCAAACAAGCCTTCGGCTTTTAATTTCATCTTCAGTTGCTCAAAAGCTTTTTGCAAAGCTCCAGCACCGACAGGCTCCATCATGTCACACATTAGCTGATAGTTACCGCGCGGCTCATACACAGAAATGCGACCGCGAACGATCACTTCCATGCCGTCCGTCGGTTTAAATTTTAAACGCGCGTTGTTCCCGCGAAACATCACCGCTGTGATTTGCGATTTAGAATCTTTTAAACTGAAATAGAAATGCCCTGAGGTGTGAGCTTTGAAATTTGAAATCTCACCCTTCACCCAAATCACACCGACTTGGCCTTCAAGCAGTTGTTTGATGTAAACATTCAACTGTTCAACAGAAAGAACTGAAGGCTCATTGCTTTTTGTGGAAACTTCATTGGCGCCAAGGCTTAGTTGCGCAGAAATTTCGGATTTTCTAAGGGCTTGATTAGAGACGTCAGACATACGCGCCCAAGGCTAATCCTGGGGGCCGTTTGAGTCAAGTCACGCAGACTTTATTCTTAGGTTTTCACTCTTATAAAGAGGAGTACCAAACGTTTTGTGCGGCCCATAGCCCGCCGACAAAGAAACACACCCAGCCAAGGGATTTATGGCGCGCTAAGTTCTGATACATCTCTCCCATGCGCTCTTGGCCAATCCGCACCAGGAAAGGATTTTCCAGCACAACT
This is a stretch of genomic DNA from Bdellovibrio reynosensis. It encodes these proteins:
- the xseA gene encoding exodeoxyribonuclease VII large subunit, with the translated sequence MSDVSNQALRKSEISAQLSLGANEVSTKSNEPSVLSVEQLNVYIKQLLEGQVGVIWVKGEISNFKAHTSGHFYFSLKDSKSQITAVMFRGNNARLKFKPTDGMEVIVRGRISVYEPRGNYQLMCDMMEPVGAGALQKAFEQLKMKLKAEGLFESARKKPIPTFPRHIAVVTSPTGAAIRDILNVLSRRAPSIQVTVVPTIVQGESAAPLIGEALRKAINLPDVDAIIVGRGGGSIEDMWCFNNEVLARQIAASPIPIISAVGHEIDFTIADFVADLRAPTPSAAAELVAKSSGELSAKIKNFERLLAFSLEKKMKLLHQRILGLSKGLIDPQRRLQDLNLRNDDLLNRLEFALRRLFSVRHHKVELLTEKLGTPEDLIDEKRKDLEFLMARADKALVHSLDRKRSSLSKYMAILDSLSPLKVVDRGYSIVTKNSEVIKAGGQVKKGDLIDIRLAEGSLTAVVDSVKGK